TAACACGATTCCATCATTCAATCACTCATATTCGAGTTAAACTCTACCTAGACACACTAATTACAAATATGACTCTAAAATATTGAATTAAGatgtaacaaagagtaagaatagggtataatcaaattaagaacgtcacactttgtgctcttaTCACTGCCATGAAGTCTTCATGAACTGAAATGTCCAAGTTTCCTGAACCATCTCAGTACTCAACTACTCCTTATCTCCAACTTATTCCTAGCGTACAAAAGGTCCACATGACGTAATATTAATAGTCACATGTGGGCCATCCCAAGGTTGCAAGATGACATAAGCTCTCAACATAGACACGTCACCATGCACATTTATCTAATTTGACAATCTATTGTGATTAACATGCTCCACTCACGTCGTGAACTAGGCGTGTACCGTTATGTAGGTTGTAAACTCTCGATATCCAATGTGAGTCAAAtaaatgattaacacatgtCTAATACTTAGCATCACAGTACTAACGCATACTCTTCATGGAGGTTCCCCGAACAGTCATGTGACGTTCAAGATTTTTATAGGTTTTAATCTATTGCTTGATCATTTATTTTGGTCTGACCTTAAGTGTTGTTATGATGTCATTTTTTATGCTTATATAATTACAGAGATTATATgtaatatataaaatttatgTTGTATTTATCTATTTGGGGTTTTAGAAGTATCCAGACACCATCAAAAGACTAGCACGTGTTATTCATACACTTAGTCTCCGTATCCTTCTTTCATTCATCAACATCATTCCATCTTTCTCTCATTTTGTTCTGTGTTCTCTTTGCTCAAGAGACTGAGCTTCTTACTTGCCCAAAGATTCGAATCTCTACTGTGAGAGTTCTCAAGGAAATTACTGGAACCATTACTTTATTTATATACAACTATCTCCAGTAAGTTTGATCTTCTATCCTCTCAAAACCATTTGTTCTGTTTCAACCTTCCCAAGAACTTGGATACCAAATTTCTGTAAATTACGTTCAGGTGGCTGGATTACTGATATATAAATACTGGGTGCTAGTATTTGATATATTGTTACATAACTTCGAAACAATAAATTTAAAGCACATCTTTAGTTTCATTTAAATGATGGTCATTTTTTGTTAGACAAATCGTGATCGAATTCAAAATCATGAATGAATGCACAGAAAATTACTACAACTTTGAATAATGTACCCACGCAGCATTAGTTCCATTTCAATTTTCCGCTTTCCTACTTTTTAAAGTATATATGATGCATCGATGAAAATGAACACCGCAGCAACGCACGGGGTATATAACTAGTGCTTAATTAGCTCACGAGCATTATATTTTCGACTTAGTGATTGCCACTGTGTTGTTTAATTTTCATATACTAGGGGTAGACACgcaaacccgaaaactaaaaaaaaaaaaccatatccGAACTCAAACCGAATtccaaaaaactaaaaaccgaaaaaaaccgaaccgaactaattatgtttgggttgggttttgggtttagtCCCTTATAATCCGAATGAAACCGAACTGACCCAAATAACTCGAAGTCAACAGTCAACGTCATaattttggtatatttttacttttatttatatttttttaaagtaaAACTAAAGTTAGCATAAACCTAATGGGCCTAATCAATCTTGCGGCCTCTCACATCtctcagacaaaaaaaaaacttacagcactctctctctttctaaaTCATCACTCCTTAATTTAGTATTATATTAAAAGGTCACTTCATTCCGTAATACCAGTTTACATAACTCCTCTTCCTCTATCTTCTCCCCTCCCTCCTCCCTCCTCCCTCAATCTCCATTTCATGTCGCTTCTCAATGTTCCGTGAATCTAAAAATTGAATTCTCTAATCAATGATTCTATTAATGTTTCATATCCTCAATGAATAAGTATCAATAACGGCTTACATGAGACGTAAAAGACGGCTTGGACAAACCAAACCACCTACACGACAAACTTAGTGAGGTTCAATTACCTAAACCCACAGAGACTGCGAACATTTTTCTTCCTCTCTGATTTTAATGTAATAGAATTTTTTGTACTTGAGTTAAATATGGACCATGAAAATGTTAGAGTCAATTAGACCTtttattttcatctttatgttgAATTTTGTACTTTGAAATAAATGtctaatattacgtattttacatatgGGTGAAACCGGAAAAAAACTGAATCGTGCGGGTTGGGTCGGGGTTGTGAgtcacagtctctaaaatagaaaaaccaaaccgaaccgaatttaaaatttgggttgggttatgggttttgtccaaaatCGAACCTTAGTGTCTCATGTCCACCCCTAGCATATACATATACTAGACACCTCACTCGTGTAACTCGTGTGCAGAAGAACTGTCATGTTTCTCCTCAATCTCTTAGTCCTACAATCTCACGTCTaacatttcttttattcttttaattttatttatatttgctAATTACTATAATATCCCTCATATTTTACTATCAGTATTAACCATCAAAGGAGGAGATTCGACAGTTCACATTTTAGTGAAAGTTTAGGTGTTCGCTCTATAGtagtaaagatatatatatatatatacatattttctcaaatcaggaggtccgcaccaacgATTTTGGtgtggatttccatttttgaatCACTTTTCGTCGAATTTCCTCTCCACCATCtaatatctagataatattgtgtagatcatctctgcaaaatttcagccaatttggtgatcgttaaaatcgaaaaacaaaatttcagcTATAACAGAAAAACGCAATTTTAAGGGcattaacgatcaccaaattgtctgaaattttgcagagatgatctaaacagtattatctagatactagatggtagagatgaggaaattcgatcaaaaagttgtgcacaaatggaaatccgcaccaaaacagTGGTGCGGACCTCCACAGCCAAGAAgggctgtatatatatatatatatatatatactagccTTCCCGCCCGTGCGATACACGTGCGGAAGGGCCGCGCTCACGCGTGTgcatatagtttttttttcatttattttgttaTAAAGATCAATATTACGTACATTGCAATTATATCAATAATCTCGTCGATTAGAGGATAATTTAAAACTTCAATGAGCACATGcatatataagtttttcacTTTAACTTTAACAATGACTCTTAATTCTCATTGATCATTAGTTCTACATTATTAAACAATTACACatttaaatattttaacatgcatttaattaatcaaacgGTATAACATAAAATCTTTGTACAAAGATAGGTTTGTCTTAATATACACAATTTAAAATGGCTGGAACCCGATGGGAGGTTAAGTCATCACGTCTTTTAGTCTACTTAAAATAAAGACATTGTCTCATAAGTCATAGCAAACTGATGTACATACGTATATATAAAGATGTACAACAATGTCACGATGATCAGTCAACCACCTGTTTATTAACAGTCGTTGCTCAGACTACAAATGTAGAGTAGCTAGAACATAAGAAAGTGATCTTGGTCGTCcataaatgaaatgaaataattttattaagtAGAGCACATACCATGCATTTAGATAATTCATTTAATGACAGACTCTTATTCCAATTATTCAAAGAGGCCtatgaaataaaaattgtTAAACATTATATTATTTGATCAAGTATAGTATATGTATCAATTAATCTCATACTTACCACAAGATTACGCTTCAACATCTCTATGCGCTTGAACTGTTTCATACGCCTTAGATCTTCTATATGCTTCATCTTCCTCTCATGCTCGATATAGAACTTAAAGAATAGACATACAattctttgtaattttttttattatggtTCCATATCAAATTAGCAGacaaatttcaataccttatcTAGGACACTTTGGTTCACTTGATGAATTGTTCTCCTACTCGTATATTAAACAACATTGATAAGTAGACACATATAAtggtatttttgttgaaattgTTTCAAGCACAATGAACAAATTTGTATCATAGTATATACCTAATTCGCAAAACTGTTTTCCatgtttgtttgatttgagATATTGTAGAAGTCTTCACTTCCTCCTCATCATTTTCGTACTGCAAGCTATAGTTTTCACATGTAAATACAATTAAATatgtttcaaatatatatatttgaattgaaaGGAGATGCAAAATACATAatgctcttctttctttttgttccaCTCTTTGAGAATCAATTTTCTTAGATCAACATTATTCAATTGCACCCATATTCTTTTGCAGTGACTAGGTGAGTAGATTGAAATACCAtcgataatattttttttttagtttgtcTTCCGTCAACTAGAGAAATACAATGAAACACATCTCCTGACGCCAGCATTCACCATTTGACTTCTTTTCTTAATTGGTAAACATCTTCCTTGGAGTGTTCCTATTTAAGTATTGTACGTTAAGGAGTCAACTCCACTCTTAAAAGCTCAAAATAGGCGATaacttttatatatttttatatagaaAGGAGGTTAAGTAATTTAATaacaatgaaaataaaaatgtaataAACATAAACAATAGCATATAAACATTCATGCATGGACAAAGTAATGAATGAACACTatgcaaatataattttatttaatttcgcTTACATTCTTTATCATTATAGTTTATGTAGTAATCGACAATGATTGTTTAATGACATAGAAGATGAAAAATAGCATAAAAATAGACATGGACAAAGTAATATATAAAACTTAACCAAACATAGCAcccataaaaaaatgaaatgctCACAAAAGCAACAAAGTGAACATAAAAACTGAAACTAACGAATGTCACTCATCATGGCAAAATTTATATTGTTCAGATTTGTAATTTTATCAGCTAAGTATTAGTGTAATgaagataaattaataagttcaTACATACCTTATGAGATTGCACATTATCCGGAAGGAAGTAATATCTCTTTGTACACAACATTTGTTGTGAACACCCCTTCCTCGCCTTGTAATGACCCTTTCTTAACCAAAATTTTGGTGCTAGCCTCTGAAACTCCTCTTGATAAAGCCACGTACAATTGTCTATGACTAAACACATGATCAGGAAGGTAAACGCCCACATTTGGTATTGTTTGTCCTTGTGATTTGTTGATAGTAAGggtaaaactcaattttatagGGAACTGCTTTCTTATCATCTGAAAAGAAGTCCAGAATTTTCTGGACTCTTTAATGCGATTCTTGGTAGGAAAACTCTTGTACCCGCAAATTCTCTAGTTAGAATCTCAGCATCAATGAGGTTATTATATAATCCACGACAAGTTAATCTTTTTCCATTGCACAACCCCATATGTGGGTCGATGTTTCTCAAAAACATTACGAGAGCCCCTTTCTTTATCGTTAACTGATGTAGCGGCATACTAGAAGGCGCAATTGAGTTCAAGAATTCTTGTTGATACAAATTCCTTGTGTCATCCTCCATTTGGTCAAAAGAGTATATGACTTGCTCTAGTCCTGGATGCCGTTGTATGATCATTTCCTTGAGCACATCAACATTACTATTCTTTGAAGTTATTATTGCCCTTTCAACCATATATGAAGCATCATTTATATGACAAACCACATCAAGAAACACTTCATTAACCAATTGGTTGATTGACACTTCACCCACCCAAGGTATGACCATCGATGGTGGTATTTGAATCATGTCTTCATTCACGGTTTGTCTTTCTCTTGAGAACTCATGATCATTAATAGATCTCATATTCAGTCTCAAACGAAGAATCATTACATCTTTCCAAAATGAAGCATTAACTAAACTGGCTTCAACGTGTTGAGACATCGTACCCTTAGGGACAACAGGAAGAACCTGTCGAAAATCTCCACCAAAAATCATCAACTTTCCTCCAACAGACAAATTTGAGCGTGTTACATCACTGAAAGTTTTATTAAGAGCATCAAAGGCATAGCGGTTCAACATTGGTGCTCATCCAAATAATTGTCGTTGATCTTCTTATCAAATCTGCTAAATTAGATTGTTTGCTAGTGTTGCATCTGGAAGACGCATCAACTTTTAGAGGAATGTTAAATCGAGAGTGTGCAATCCTCCCACCAGGCAGTATTGTTGCTGCTATTCCTGAAGTTGCAGTTGCCAACACGATATGAGTATTACTTCTGAAGCTTGCTCGCAATGCACGATATAAGTATGTTTTTCCAGTCCTTCCTGGACcatcaacaaaaaatatagCATTATGATGACACTCAACAACAGATATTATTGTGTGATATGAAAAAACTTGATCCTCATTCAACTGATGAACTGCGTTGCGGTCCTGTTGAAAAATGGGGACAGAAACTTCATCTTGTATTACCCCCGATAGTGCTAGATCTTCACCATTATCTTCTGTCATCTCTAGCAAATCATAATCAAGAACAAATTTTTCATGTTGCAGTAGCAATCCATTTAAGTCCTGCAAGAGCCTATTTGTGATTTGAACAACATTTGTAGTGCTAGAAGAAGGATAATCTTCAATCATAAATTGAAAAAACTCATCCCATAAACCTCATACCCCATGAGGCTGGCAATAAACTTAAAGATGAAGGCATACGAATGCTTGAGGCCTCACGCAAACATTGTCGAATACTATCATTGTTTTCTAACAAACCTCGTTGTTCAGCCGCCATCTTAAATGTTGGTTGCAAAATATCATCTACTGTTCTCAAATTCTCATACGATGTAGGTCCTCGAACATGGTTTAGAAGAACACGTAAGTAGAATTTTTCTCCTTCAAACGAAGATATAGTATATATTCTACCAATTACCTTTTGATTATTATATCTTTCTTCCCATGTCTTACTTCTGCCATCCCATCTGAATCTTTCAGGAAACTCTCGATATAAGTAACGTCACGCATTTTCATCAAGCTCGGCATTCTAAGAGAAAAACTCTATCAGCATTGTCATCGAGTTCCTATCATTTGCAAGAACATTTGTTACCCTTTCATTGGCATTAAAGGTCACATTATGTCTATTTTAAAGATGAATTTGCAACCGTTCCACTAAAGGGTACATCCGATTCATCACAAATTTAAATATCTTCCATATCGTCTCTGGTGCACACACCCATCTTGCATCAATGAAGTTCCTTACCTCATCTTCATTAGCTTTTGGTCGAACTCCAAATGTTATTCTATCAAGACCTTTGTAGACATACTTATACAAATAGTTTACGCTCTTAATGCTGCAGCAAACTTCGACATTGACATGACAATCATACTTTGTGAGCAGCCACGGATTATATGGTACAACCCAACTGTTCACTATGCCAGAAAGTGCATCATACGATACTACTTAGACaacatttgagaaattttctGTTATCCCAGTTTTTTAAGCAACACATACAATTATGTCATTTTATAGGGGTCATGAAGATTGATATTTCATGCTTTTCGTTCATACAACAATTAAGTGTTGTAagtgaaaatgagaaaaatcacaaatttgAAGACCAAAACAGGATTTTATCTTCAGACAATACTTATATCTGGTTCAATTAAAATTGCCCAGAAATTAGGTTTGATggaaaacatattcaaataggaattgaaaagatactcacgatagaaagacactccatttgaaaaaaacacacgcccacactggaaaaacactcaaaaatcaaaagacactCGCGTCAGATAacaacacagaaagatactcaatcgagaattgaaaagatactcaaataggaattgaaaagatactcatgatagaaagatatgcactattgaaagaaacacacgcgcacactagaaacacactcaaaattcaatagacactcgcatcagatagcaacatagaaagatactcaatcgagaattgaaaagatactcaaataggaattgaaatgatactcatgatagaaagatactccatttgaaagaaacacacactcaaattagaaagacactcaaaaatcaaaagacactCGCGTCAAATAGCAacacataaagatacacaatcgagaattaaaaagatactcaagaaggaattgaaatgatactcactattgaaagaaacacacgcgcacatGGGAAAGACACTCAGAAATCAAAacacactcgcatcagatagcaacacagaaagatactcaatcgagaattgaaaagatactcaaataggaattgaaaagatattcacaaTAGAAAGGTACCccctttgaaagaaacgcacgcGCATACTGGAACACactcaaaattcaaaagacactcgcatcagatagcaacacagaaagatagtcaaatgagaattgaaaagatactcacgatagaaaaatactcacattgaaagaaatacacgccacactggaaagacactgaaaaagCAAAAGACACTCGCATTAGATAGcaacacagaaagatattcaattgagaattgaaaagatactcaattgagaattgaaaagatactcaaataggaattaaaaaaatacacatgatagaaagacactcaatttgaaagaaacacatgtcaaCACTGGAAAGACACTCAGAAATCGaaagacactcgcatcagattgcaacacagaaagatactcaatcgagaattgaaaagatactcaaataggaattgaaaagatactcacgatagaaagacactccatttgaaagaaacgcacgccaacactggaaaGACACGCATAAATTGAAAGACACTTGCATCAGATAgcaacacagaaagatacttaaatgagaattgaaaagatactcacgatagaaagatactcactattgaaagaaacacacgcgggCTACCAATAAACGTGGATGGCAAAATCGTTCTACGACTAATGTCACATGTTATGGTATTATAATGTTAGGTAAATGTTTGTCTTGGATGTCACTACCAGAAAATAGCACTTAGATGACAACCATATTTCGTCAGTTAAAGCCAAATTTGCGTTATCTAAAGTCTTAAGATGACGAACACTTTGTCGTCTAAGTTTCGTCAAGTAGACGCTGTCACCCAAGTACTTAGATGACGAAATTAAGTCATTCGTCACCTAAGCGCGCTGGTAAGATGACAAAATGCCGCCCGTCACTTTATTACTAAGCTGACGAAAATTTATACTTAAATGACGACATATTTGTTGTCGTG
This genomic interval from Argentina anserina chromosome 1, drPotAnse1.1, whole genome shotgun sequence contains the following:
- the LOC126803929 gene encoding uncharacterized protein LOC126803929, coding for MAAEQRDYPSSSTTNVVQITNRLLQDLNGLLLQHEKFVLDYDLLEMTEDNGEDLALSGVIQDEVSVPIFQQDRNAVHQLNEDQVFSYHTIISVVECHHNAIFFVDGPGRTGKTYLYRALRASFRSNTHIVLATATSGIAATILPGGRIAHSRFNIPLKVDADVTRSNLSVGGKLMIFGGDFRQVLPVVPKGTMSQHVEASLVNASFWKDVMILRLRLNMRSINDHEFSRERQTVNEDMIQIPPSMVIPWVGEVSINQLVNEVFLDVVCHINDASYMVERAIITSKNSNVDVLKEMIIQRHPGLEQVIYSFDQMEDDTRNLYQQEFLNSIAPSSMPLHQLTIKKGALVMFLRNIDPHMGLCNGKRLTCRGLYNNLIDAEILTREFAGTRVFLPRIALKSPENSGLLFR